One window from the genome of Acanthochromis polyacanthus isolate Apoly-LR-REF ecotype Palm Island chromosome 21, KAUST_Apoly_ChrSc, whole genome shotgun sequence encodes:
- the pdgfab gene encoding LOW QUALITY PROTEIN: platelet-derived growth factor subunit A (The sequence of the model RefSeq protein was modified relative to this genomic sequence to represent the inferred CDS: inserted 4 bases in 3 codons; deleted 1 base in 1 codon; substituted 1 base at 1 genomic stop codon) gives MRAALCSFLLWTTYLLLVTAEEVEFPQELIDRLSHSEIHSISDLQRLLEIDSVGNDVIEEGKYRKHHNHHKNFSQSHGYYNDLKSSQLHSRRKRSMVIEEAVPAVCKTRTXSMRFPXSQVDPTSANFLXWPPCVEVKRCTXCCNTSNMRCHPSRKHHRTVKVAKVEYVRRRPKLKEVFVRLEDHLECVCTSQHHVVEHSDAETGHRRAKGKKRKPKKLRPSKDLLVT, from the exons ATGAGAGCCGCACTTTGCTCCTTCCTGCTGTGGACGACGTACCTGCTGCTGGTCACCGCTGAG GAAGTGGAGTTTCCCCAGGAGCTGATAGACCGACTGTCCCACAGTGAGATCCACAGCATCAGCGACCTCCAGCGGCTCCTGGAGATTGACTCCGTAGG AAACGATGTCATCGAGGAGGGGAAGTACCGCAAACACCACAACCACCACAAGAACTTCTCTCAGTCA CATGGTTACTACAACGACCTGAAGAGTTCCCAGCTCCACAGCCGGCGCAAGAGGAGCATGGTAA TAGAGGAGGCAGTCCCGGCGGTGTGTAAGACACGGACGTGATCTATGAGATTCCC GAGCCAGGTGGATCCCACGTCGGCCAACTTCC AATGGCCGCCCTGTGTGGAGGTGAAGCGCTGCA GCTGCTGCAACACCAGCAACATGCGCTGCCACCCGTCCCGCAAGCACCACCGCACCGTTAAG GTAGCCAAGGTGGAGTACGTGAGGAGGAGACCCAAGCTGAAGGAGGTCTTTGTGCGGTTAGAAGACCACCTggagtgtgtgtgcacgtcACAGCATCACGTGGTAGAGCACTCGGATGCAGAAACAG gcCACCGTAGGGCTAAAGGTAAAAAAAGGAAACCTAAAAAGCTAAGGCCCAGCAAGGATTTATTGGTGACATAA